A window from Gorilla gorilla gorilla isolate KB3781 chromosome 21, NHGRI_mGorGor1-v2.1_pri, whole genome shotgun sequence encodes these proteins:
- the MMP24OS gene encoding protein MMP24OS isoform X2, translated as MSPLCPPSPVVLACLVSSPHVPASLTPPPTRGSPEIAENSKRSPGTGKKSRQGRLRSLHPDPAQTFVTTPSLSPAGWVGGIPLCRWLPEAGQASWSWHQGPGLWRSPCHSDPPHTPGGAAPHPGS; from the exons ATGTCGCCCCTCTGTCCGCCGTCCCCTGTGGTTCTTGCCTGCCTTGTCTCCTCTCCCCACGTCCCTGCGTCTCTTACACCCCCTCCCACCCGAGGCTCCCCAGAGATAGCAGAGAATTCGAAGAGGTCGCCGGGGACTGGAAAGAAGTCCCGGCAGGGCCGCCTTCGCAGTCTACACCCAGACCCAGCTCAGACCTTCGTGACCACCCCATCCCTTTCTCCGGCTGGCTGGGTCGGGGGCATCCCTCTCTGTCGCTGGCTTCCAGAGGCAGGGCAGGCCTCCTG GTCATGGCACCAGGGGCCTGGACTTTGGAGAAGCCCGTGCCACAGTGACCCTCCCCATACTCCTGGGGGGGCTGCTCCCCATCCTGGATCGTAA
- the MMP24OS gene encoding protein MMP24OS isoform X1, with amino-acid sequence MGAQLSGGRGAPEPAQTQPQPQPQPQPQPAAPEGPEQPRHPPQPQPQPQPQPQAQPEPSPWGPLDDVRFLIACTSWY; translated from the coding sequence ATGGGGGCTCAGCTAAGCGGCGGCCGCGGCGCCCCGGAGCCTGCGcaaacccagccccagccccagccccagccccagccccagcctgcgGCGCCGGAGGGCCCGGAACAGCCCCGGCAtccgccccagccccagccccagccccagccccagccccaggcccagcccGAGCCCAGCCCGTGGGGGCCGCTGGACGACGTGCGCTTCCTCATCGCCTGCACTTCCTGGTACTGA